Proteins co-encoded in one Phalacrocorax carbo chromosome 5, bPhaCar2.1, whole genome shotgun sequence genomic window:
- the ZFAND2B gene encoding AN1-type zinc finger protein 2B isoform X3, which produces MGGLAPWEARRGVAPPPTAPCRKRKWARRGAAGGAGPPWSSRTWAPTAPGPPVSAWELEERGALGFPGVREAPGPDISPLSARCVSPPPDFLPLKCDACEQIFCTDHIAYAQHDCTSAYKKDVQVPVCPLCNTPVPVRRGEMPDVVVGEHIDRDCKSDPAQRKRKIFTNKCLKPGCRQKEMMKVICDQCHKNYCLKHRHPLDHDCSGAGRPLSKAGHAAVARAQASSRTVAASSSGAAQPANNPSSPAFARGGRAAALQTPSTSPPAVMLQNGLSEEEALQRALEMSLAESAHSSAHPPRVVAASPSWILWSLPSPWLVQGDHQLLPALSCPGGLR; this is translated from the exons ATGGGTGGCCTCGCTCCGTGGGAGGCGCGGCGGGGGGTGGCTCCGCCTCCCACGGCGCCGTGCCGGAAGCGGAAGTGGGCGCGGCGCGGAGCCGCCGGAGGTGCGGGGCCGCCATGGAGTTCCCGGACCTGGGCGCCCACTGCTCCTGGCCCGCCTGTCAGCGCCTGG gagctggaggagaggggagcTCTTGGCTTCCCTGGGGTCAGGGAGGCCCCCGGGCCTGACATCTCCCCACTCTCTGCCCGCTGCGTCTCCCCGCCACCAGACTTCCTCCCCCTGAAGTGTGACGCCTGCGAACAGATCTTCTGCACTGACCACATCGCTTACGCCCAGCACGACTGCACCTCTGCCTACAAGAAG GATGTGCAGGTCCCTGTGTGTCCCCTCTGCAACACCCCGGTTCCCGTGAGGCGGGGGGAGATGCCAGATGTTGTGGTGGGAGAGCACATTGACCGTGACTGCAAGTCCGACCCCGCACAGCGCAAGCGCAAG ATATTCACCAACAAGTGTTTAaagcctggctgcaggcagaaggAGATGATGAAGGTGATCTGTGACCAGTGCCACAAGAACTACTGCCTCAAGCACCGGCACCCCCTGGACCATGACTGCAGCGGGGCAGGGCGTCCCCTCTCCAAAGCAGG GCATGCTGCGGTTGCGAGAGCCCAGGCATCCTCCAGAACGGTTGCTGCATCAAGCAGTGGAGCTGCCCAGCCAGCCAACAacccctcttctccagcctttgCCAG aggaggcagagcagctgcGTTGCAGACTCCCAGCACCTCCCCTCCAGCTGTCATGCTGCAGAATGGGCTG AGTGAGGAAGAGGCCCTGCAGCGAGCTCTGGAGATGTCCCTGGCAGAGTCAGCGCACAGCTCAGCACATCCACCCAG GGTGgtggctgccagccccagctggaTCCTCTggtccctccccagcccctggctTGTTCAGGGTGATCATCAGTTGCTCCCTGCCCTTAGCTGTCCTGGAGGGTTGCGGTGA
- the ZFAND2B gene encoding AN1-type zinc finger protein 2B isoform X1: MGGLAPWEARRGVAPPPTAPCRKRKWARRGAAGGAGPPWSSRTWAPTAPGPPVSAWELEERGALGFPGVREAPGPDISPLSARCVSPPPDFLPLKCDACEQIFCTDHIAYAQHDCTSAYKKDVQVPVCPLCNTPVPVRRGEMPDVVVGEHIDRDCKSDPAQRKRKIFTNKCLKPGCRQKEMMKVICDQCHKNYCLKHRHPLDHDCSGAGRPLSKAGHAAVARAQASSRTVAASSSGAAQPANNPSSPAFARGGRAAALQTPSTSPPAVMLQNGLSEEEALQRALEMSLAESAHSSAHPPSSTQEEEDLALAQALSASEAEYQQSQRQAHGSKPSNCSMS, from the exons ATGGGTGGCCTCGCTCCGTGGGAGGCGCGGCGGGGGGTGGCTCCGCCTCCCACGGCGCCGTGCCGGAAGCGGAAGTGGGCGCGGCGCGGAGCCGCCGGAGGTGCGGGGCCGCCATGGAGTTCCCGGACCTGGGCGCCCACTGCTCCTGGCCCGCCTGTCAGCGCCTGG gagctggaggagaggggagcTCTTGGCTTCCCTGGGGTCAGGGAGGCCCCCGGGCCTGACATCTCCCCACTCTCTGCCCGCTGCGTCTCCCCGCCACCAGACTTCCTCCCCCTGAAGTGTGACGCCTGCGAACAGATCTTCTGCACTGACCACATCGCTTACGCCCAGCACGACTGCACCTCTGCCTACAAGAAG GATGTGCAGGTCCCTGTGTGTCCCCTCTGCAACACCCCGGTTCCCGTGAGGCGGGGGGAGATGCCAGATGTTGTGGTGGGAGAGCACATTGACCGTGACTGCAAGTCCGACCCCGCACAGCGCAAGCGCAAG ATATTCACCAACAAGTGTTTAaagcctggctgcaggcagaaggAGATGATGAAGGTGATCTGTGACCAGTGCCACAAGAACTACTGCCTCAAGCACCGGCACCCCCTGGACCATGACTGCAGCGGGGCAGGGCGTCCCCTCTCCAAAGCAGG GCATGCTGCGGTTGCGAGAGCCCAGGCATCCTCCAGAACGGTTGCTGCATCAAGCAGTGGAGCTGCCCAGCCAGCCAACAacccctcttctccagcctttgCCAG aggaggcagagcagctgcGTTGCAGACTCCCAGCACCTCCCCTCCAGCTGTCATGCTGCAGAATGGGCTG AGTGAGGAAGAGGCCCTGCAGCGAGCTCTGGAGATGTCCCTGGCAGAGTCAGCGCACAGCTCAGCACATCCACCCAG CAGCacgcaggaggaggaggatctgGCACTGGCCCAGGCACTGTCAGCAAGCGAAGCCGAGTACCAGCAATCACAGCGGCAG GCACACGGTTCAAAGCCATCAAACTGCAGCATGTCGTAG
- the ZFAND2B gene encoding AN1-type zinc finger protein 2B isoform X2, which translates to MGGLAPWEARRGVAPPPTAPCRKRKWARRGAAGGAGPPWSSRTWAPTAPGPPVSAWELEERGALGFPGVREAPGPDISPLSARCVSPPPDFLPLKCDACEQIFCTDHIAYAQHDCTSAYKKDVQVPVCPLCNTPVPVRRGEMPDVVVGEHIDRDCKSDPAQRKRKIFTNKCLKPGCRQKEMMKVICDQCHKNYCLKHRHPLDHDCSGAGRPLSKAGHAAVARAQASSRTVAASSSGAAQPANNPSSPAFARGGRAAALQTPSTSPPAVMLQNGLSEEEALQRALEMSLAESAHSSAHPPSTQEEEDLALAQALSASEAEYQQSQRQAHGSKPSNCSMS; encoded by the exons ATGGGTGGCCTCGCTCCGTGGGAGGCGCGGCGGGGGGTGGCTCCGCCTCCCACGGCGCCGTGCCGGAAGCGGAAGTGGGCGCGGCGCGGAGCCGCCGGAGGTGCGGGGCCGCCATGGAGTTCCCGGACCTGGGCGCCCACTGCTCCTGGCCCGCCTGTCAGCGCCTGG gagctggaggagaggggagcTCTTGGCTTCCCTGGGGTCAGGGAGGCCCCCGGGCCTGACATCTCCCCACTCTCTGCCCGCTGCGTCTCCCCGCCACCAGACTTCCTCCCCCTGAAGTGTGACGCCTGCGAACAGATCTTCTGCACTGACCACATCGCTTACGCCCAGCACGACTGCACCTCTGCCTACAAGAAG GATGTGCAGGTCCCTGTGTGTCCCCTCTGCAACACCCCGGTTCCCGTGAGGCGGGGGGAGATGCCAGATGTTGTGGTGGGAGAGCACATTGACCGTGACTGCAAGTCCGACCCCGCACAGCGCAAGCGCAAG ATATTCACCAACAAGTGTTTAaagcctggctgcaggcagaaggAGATGATGAAGGTGATCTGTGACCAGTGCCACAAGAACTACTGCCTCAAGCACCGGCACCCCCTGGACCATGACTGCAGCGGGGCAGGGCGTCCCCTCTCCAAAGCAGG GCATGCTGCGGTTGCGAGAGCCCAGGCATCCTCCAGAACGGTTGCTGCATCAAGCAGTGGAGCTGCCCAGCCAGCCAACAacccctcttctccagcctttgCCAG aggaggcagagcagctgcGTTGCAGACTCCCAGCACCTCCCCTCCAGCTGTCATGCTGCAGAATGGGCTG AGTGAGGAAGAGGCCCTGCAGCGAGCTCTGGAGATGTCCCTGGCAGAGTCAGCGCACAGCTCAGCACATCCACCCAG CacgcaggaggaggaggatctgGCACTGGCCCAGGCACTGTCAGCAAGCGAAGCCGAGTACCAGCAATCACAGCGGCAG GCACACGGTTCAAAGCCATCAAACTGCAGCATGTCGTAG
- the ZFAND2B gene encoding AN1-type zinc finger protein 2B isoform X4 translates to MEFPDLGAHCSWPACQRLDFLPLKCDACEQIFCTDHIAYAQHDCTSAYKKDVQVPVCPLCNTPVPVRRGEMPDVVVGEHIDRDCKSDPAQRKRKIFTNKCLKPGCRQKEMMKVICDQCHKNYCLKHRHPLDHDCSGAGRPLSKAGHAAVARAQASSRTVAASSSGAAQPANNPSSPAFARGGRAAALQTPSTSPPAVMLQNGLSEEEALQRALEMSLAESAHSSAHPPSSTQEEEDLALAQALSASEAEYQQSQRQAHGSKPSNCSMS, encoded by the exons ATGGAGTTCCCGGACCTGGGCGCCCACTGCTCCTGGCCCGCCTGTCAGCGCCTGG ACTTCCTCCCCCTGAAGTGTGACGCCTGCGAACAGATCTTCTGCACTGACCACATCGCTTACGCCCAGCACGACTGCACCTCTGCCTACAAGAAG GATGTGCAGGTCCCTGTGTGTCCCCTCTGCAACACCCCGGTTCCCGTGAGGCGGGGGGAGATGCCAGATGTTGTGGTGGGAGAGCACATTGACCGTGACTGCAAGTCCGACCCCGCACAGCGCAAGCGCAAG ATATTCACCAACAAGTGTTTAaagcctggctgcaggcagaaggAGATGATGAAGGTGATCTGTGACCAGTGCCACAAGAACTACTGCCTCAAGCACCGGCACCCCCTGGACCATGACTGCAGCGGGGCAGGGCGTCCCCTCTCCAAAGCAGG GCATGCTGCGGTTGCGAGAGCCCAGGCATCCTCCAGAACGGTTGCTGCATCAAGCAGTGGAGCTGCCCAGCCAGCCAACAacccctcttctccagcctttgCCAG aggaggcagagcagctgcGTTGCAGACTCCCAGCACCTCCCCTCCAGCTGTCATGCTGCAGAATGGGCTG AGTGAGGAAGAGGCCCTGCAGCGAGCTCTGGAGATGTCCCTGGCAGAGTCAGCGCACAGCTCAGCACATCCACCCAG CAGCacgcaggaggaggaggatctgGCACTGGCCCAGGCACTGTCAGCAAGCGAAGCCGAGTACCAGCAATCACAGCGGCAG GCACACGGTTCAAAGCCATCAAACTGCAGCATGTCGTAG
- the ZFAND2B gene encoding AN1-type zinc finger protein 2B isoform X5, with amino-acid sequence MEFPDLGAHCSWPACQRLDFLPLKCDACEQIFCTDHIAYAQHDCTSAYKKDVQVPVCPLCNTPVPVRRGEMPDVVVGEHIDRDCKSDPAQRKRKIFTNKCLKPGCRQKEMMKVICDQCHKNYCLKHRHPLDHDCSGAGRPLSKAGHAAVARAQASSRTVAASSSGAAQPANNPSSPAFARGGRAAALQTPSTSPPAVMLQNGLSEEEALQRALEMSLAESAHSSAHPPSTQEEEDLALAQALSASEAEYQQSQRQAHGSKPSNCSMS; translated from the exons ATGGAGTTCCCGGACCTGGGCGCCCACTGCTCCTGGCCCGCCTGTCAGCGCCTGG ACTTCCTCCCCCTGAAGTGTGACGCCTGCGAACAGATCTTCTGCACTGACCACATCGCTTACGCCCAGCACGACTGCACCTCTGCCTACAAGAAG GATGTGCAGGTCCCTGTGTGTCCCCTCTGCAACACCCCGGTTCCCGTGAGGCGGGGGGAGATGCCAGATGTTGTGGTGGGAGAGCACATTGACCGTGACTGCAAGTCCGACCCCGCACAGCGCAAGCGCAAG ATATTCACCAACAAGTGTTTAaagcctggctgcaggcagaaggAGATGATGAAGGTGATCTGTGACCAGTGCCACAAGAACTACTGCCTCAAGCACCGGCACCCCCTGGACCATGACTGCAGCGGGGCAGGGCGTCCCCTCTCCAAAGCAGG GCATGCTGCGGTTGCGAGAGCCCAGGCATCCTCCAGAACGGTTGCTGCATCAAGCAGTGGAGCTGCCCAGCCAGCCAACAacccctcttctccagcctttgCCAG aggaggcagagcagctgcGTTGCAGACTCCCAGCACCTCCCCTCCAGCTGTCATGCTGCAGAATGGGCTG AGTGAGGAAGAGGCCCTGCAGCGAGCTCTGGAGATGTCCCTGGCAGAGTCAGCGCACAGCTCAGCACATCCACCCAG CacgcaggaggaggaggatctgGCACTGGCCCAGGCACTGTCAGCAAGCGAAGCCGAGTACCAGCAATCACAGCGGCAG GCACACGGTTCAAAGCCATCAAACTGCAGCATGTCGTAG
- the ABCB6 gene encoding ATP-binding cassette sub-family B member 6, with amino-acid sequence MAVLGGYCEGNGSIAQAWVQQGFQPCFFFTLVPAVLLSTCLLLGTLQYACYVRFGRAMEPKYIPRSRLYHGQVLLSLFLALQPFGGLLWQAGGLGRLYGYMLLHACLWALSWGCAVALLQLEHTRVLAHDRTRGHGTVLLLFWALAFAAENLTLVCWRSPLWWWALEDINQKVQFSFWLLRYLSTFMLFILGLKAPGLPRKPYMLLVNEEERDVENSQPLLSDAGRTASTWKDIRRKLRLLVPYMWPRGNHLLQGLVLFCMALMGLERAINVFVPIYYKNIVNELTEGAPWHTLVWTVCIYVGLKFLQGGGAGSTGFVSNLRTFLWVWVQQFTNRQVQVQLFAHLHGLSLRWHLGRRTGEVLRSVDRGTSSINSLLSYIVFSIIPTIADIIIGIVYFTSVFSAWFGLIIFVCMSLYLTLTIFISEWRTKYRRDMNTRDNEAKSRAVDSLLNFETVKYYNAESYEVDRFNNAIIKYQVSEWKVSASLGLLNQTQNMVIGLGLLAGSLLCAYFVTENKLQVGDFVLFGTYIIQLYTPLNWFGTYYRMIQNSFVDMENMFELFHEEQEVKDAVNAGNLRLETGRIEFENVHFSYVDGKEILQDVSFSVMPGQTLALVGPSGAGKSTIIRLLFRFYDVRSGCIRIDGQDISQVKQASLRTHIGVVPQDTVLFNDTIANNIRYGRVLATDQEVQEAAQAADIHDRILSFPEGYNTQVGERGLKLSGGEKQRVAIARTILKGPRIILLDEATSALDTETERNIQASLAKVCAYRTTIVVAHRLSTVVGADQILVLKDGRIVERGRHEELLQKSGVYAGMWLQQQARDEGESKERRTEKPPGSKKGP; translated from the exons ATGGCGGTGCTGGGGGGCTACTGTGAGGGCAACGGCTCCATCGCCCAGGCCTGGGTCCAGCAGGGCTTCCAGCCCTGCTTCTTCTTCACGCTGGTGCCGGCCGtgctgctgagcacctgcctgctgctgggcacCCTGCAGTACGCCTGCTACGTCCGCTTCGGCCGCGCCATGGAGCCCAAGTACATCCCCCGCTCCCGCCTCTACCACGGCCAGGTCCTGCTGTCCCTGTTCCTCGCCCTGCAGCCCTTTGGCGGGCTGCTGTGgcaagcaggggggctgggacGCCTCTATGGGTACATGTTGCTGCACGCCTGCCTCTGGGCCCTCAGCTGGGGCTGCGCCGTtgccctcctgcagctggagcatACGCGGGTGCTGGCGCATGACCGGACACGGGGCCATGGCAccgtcctcctcctcttctgggCGCTGGCCTTCGCCGCTGAGAACCTGACCCTGGTGTGCTGGAGGAGCCCGCTGTGGTGGTGGGCGCTGGAGGACATCAACCAGAag GTGCAGTTCAGCTTCTGGCTGCTGCGTTACCTCAGCACGTTCATGCTCTTCATCCTGGGCCTGAAGGCTCCAGGGCTGCCCCGCAAGCCCTACATGCTGCTGGTCAACGAGGAGGAGCGGGATGTGGAGAACAGCCAG CCGCTCCTGTCCGATGCAGGCAGGACCGCTTCCACCTGGAAGGATATCCGGAGGAAGCTGCGGCTGCTGGTGCCGTACATGTGGCCGAGGGGCAACCacctgctgcaggggctggtgcTGTTCTGCATGGCACTCATGGGGCTGGAGCGGGCCATCAATGTTTTTGTCCCCATCTACTACAAAAACATCG TGAACGAGCTGACTGAAGGTGCTCCCTGGCACACCCTGGTCTGGACTGTCTGCATCTACGTGGGGCTGAAGTTCCTGCAGGGTGGAGGTGCTG GCTCCACCGGCTTCGTGAGCAACCTGCGCACCTTCCTGTGGGTGTGGGTGCAGCAGTTCACCAACCGGCAGGTGCAGGTGCAGCTCTTTGCTCACCTGCATGGCCTGTCCCTGCGCTGGCACCTGGGGCGTCGCACCGGTGAGGTCCTGCGCAGCGTGGACCGGGGCACCAGCAGCATTAACAGCCTGCTCAG CTACATCGTCTTCAGCATCATCCCCACCATTGCGGACATCATCATTGGCATTGTTTACTTCACCTCGGTCTTCAGCGCCTGGTTTGGCCTCATCATCTTTGTGTGTATGAGCCTCTACCTGA CTCTGACCATCTTCATCAGCGAGTGGAGGACCAAGTACCGGCGAGACATGAACACACGGGACAATGAGGCCAAGTCCCGGGCTGTGGACTCACTCCTCAATTTTGAGACG GTGAAGTACTATAATGCGGAGAGCTACGAGGTGGACCGCTTCAACAATGCCATCATCAAGTACCAG GTCTCGGAGTGGAAGGTCAGTGCCTCGCTGGGCCTCCTCAATCAGACCCAGAACATGGTCATcggcctggggctgctggcgggGTCCCTGCTCTGCGCCTACTTCGTCACCGAAAACAAGCTGCAG GTGGGGGACTTTGTCCTTTTTGGCACTTACATCATCCAGCTCTACACGCCACTCAACTGGTTTGGGACTTACTACAG GATGATCCAGAACTCCTTTGTGGACATGGAGAACATGTTTGAGCTCTTCCAtgaggagcaggag GTGAAGGATGCGGTGAACGCTGGCAACCTGCGCTTGGAGACCGGGCGGATCGAGTTTGAGAATGTGCACTTCAGCTACGTGGATGG GAAGGAAATCCTGCAGGATGTCTCCTTCTCTGTGATGCCCGGGCAGACCCTGGCCCTG GTGGGACCTTCAGGTGCAGGGAAGAGCACCATCATCCGCCTGCTTTTCCGCTTCTATGACGTGCGGAGTGGCTGCATCCGCATTGACGGGCAGGACATCTCCCAG GTGAAGCAGGCGTCGCTGCGCACTCACATCGGGGTGGTGCCCCAGGACACGGTGCTCTTCAATGACACCATCGCCAACAACATCCGCTACGGACGGGTCCTGGCCACCGACCAGGAGGTGCAGGaggcagcccaggctgctgaCATCCATGACCGCatcctttccttccctgaag GATACAACACCCAGGTGGGGGAGCGGGGACTGAAGCTGAGCGGGGGAGAGAAGCAACGCGTCGCCATTGCACGCACCATTCTGAAGGGTCCCCGCATCATCCTGCTGGATGAG GCCACGTCTGCGCTAGACACAGAGACTGAAAGGAACATCCAGGCCTCCCTGGCCAAGGTCTGCGCCTACCGCACCACCATCGTTGTTGCACATAG GCTCTCCACCGTGGTGGGTGCAGACCAGATCCTGGTGCTCAAGGATGGGCGTATTGTGGAGCGAGGGAG GCatgaggagctgctgcagaagagtGGTGTGTACGCTGGCatgtggctgcagcagcaggccAGGGATGAAGGTGAGAGCAAGGAGCGCCGCACTGAGAAGCCCCCGGGCAGCAAGAAAGGGCCTTGA